Proteins from a genomic interval of Paenibacillus sp. FSL R5-0623:
- a CDS encoding MATE family efflux transporter, whose protein sequence is MNTNWTHPLEGQSVGKAFISYLVPSVLGMLVVAFNFIIDGIMVGHKLGSTAMAGIGIASPVYTLFVAMSLWIGMGGATLYSNAMGRKDITSAKQIFTKSIMLIMLVTIAIGYTAFTFKDKLVYSLGANAETFPFASDYMNIMLLFGFVFTIENALSIFVRNDGNPNTSMYAQITFAVANIIINYITLYVLEWGVRGVAIGTIISASLALLVLFTHFFKKTNNLTFTRFKWNNKLLASLLLIGFPSFLAELGMSVFSVSHNISMDRIAGTDGVASFTVLNYIHGVVLLAFLGLASAAQPLISYYHGANQIKRVQQTIRLATKTALACGLLLLVVVQIGAPYFVQIFGNFSSGVTDNAVYGLRIFTFAYVFMGVNFVMSTYFQSVGNAKMAIWITAAREMIIMIALIAILPSFFGVTGVWLAVPLSEMLVLATIALYYRKRSLTDRINALRPE, encoded by the coding sequence ATGAATACGAATTGGACGCATCCCTTGGAAGGGCAATCTGTAGGTAAAGCTTTTATAAGCTACCTCGTGCCTTCTGTATTGGGGATGCTGGTAGTTGCTTTTAATTTTATTATCGACGGCATTATGGTTGGACACAAACTGGGTTCTACCGCGATGGCGGGAATCGGCATTGCCTCACCTGTTTACACACTTTTTGTTGCTATGTCGTTGTGGATCGGTATGGGCGGGGCAACCTTGTACTCAAACGCTATGGGTAGAAAAGATATCACATCAGCCAAACAAATTTTCACAAAATCCATTATGCTGATTATGCTAGTTACGATAGCCATTGGATATACTGCATTTACGTTCAAAGACAAGCTAGTATACTCCCTCGGTGCTAACGCTGAGACATTCCCGTTTGCTTCGGACTATATGAATATCATGTTATTGTTCGGGTTCGTTTTCACGATTGAGAATGCACTCTCTATCTTTGTACGAAACGATGGTAATCCCAACACGTCCATGTACGCTCAGATTACGTTTGCTGTAGCCAATATCATCATCAATTATATAACATTGTATGTACTCGAATGGGGTGTACGCGGTGTGGCCATCGGTACTATTATATCAGCGTCTCTTGCGCTACTTGTCCTGTTCACTCACTTTTTCAAAAAAACAAATAATCTCACATTCACCCGATTCAAATGGAACAACAAACTGCTGGCTTCCCTTCTACTCATTGGTTTCCCCAGCTTTCTGGCTGAACTCGGCATGTCGGTCTTCTCTGTCTCTCACAATATCTCCATGGACCGCATTGCGGGCACGGATGGTGTAGCATCCTTTACCGTATTGAACTATATTCATGGTGTTGTATTGTTGGCTTTCCTGGGTCTGGCATCTGCTGCCCAGCCTCTGATAAGCTATTATCACGGTGCCAACCAGATTAAACGGGTACAACAAACGATACGTTTAGCCACTAAAACAGCTCTGGCATGCGGTCTGCTGTTACTGGTTGTTGTTCAGATCGGTGCACCTTATTTCGTGCAAATCTTTGGAAACTTCAGTAGTGGCGTAACGGATAATGCCGTTTACGGATTACGTATATTTACATTTGCCTATGTGTTTATGGGTGTTAACTTTGTCATGAGCACCTATTTCCAATCTGTAGGCAATGCCAAAATGGCCATTTGGATCACAGCTGCGCGTGAAATGATCATCATGATTGCGTTGATTGCAATTCTCCCTTCATTCTTTGGTGTCACGGGTGTGTGGCTTGCCGTACCGCTGTCTGAAATGCTGGTTCTCGCAACCATAGCCCTGTACTATAGAAAACGATCCCTTACGGATCGAATAAACGCGTTGCGTCCTGAGTAG
- a CDS encoding MarR family transcriptional regulator: MSMYNEVMPKYNAIALIARIRDHVNKRIVHELEQHEVTGIVPSHGDVLMFLYREETLSIKMLAERVQRTQPTVTVLVNKLEKLGYVERSKSAEDSRVTMIRLTEQGKRLEPIFHQVSEHINDIIYSGLSDEQSEQLESLLSIIVRKL, from the coding sequence ATGTCTATGTATAATGAGGTCATGCCTAAATACAACGCAATTGCACTGATTGCAAGAATCAGGGACCATGTCAACAAACGGATTGTACACGAATTGGAACAGCATGAGGTAACAGGGATTGTTCCTTCTCATGGAGATGTATTGATGTTCTTGTACCGGGAAGAGACGCTGTCGATCAAGATGTTGGCTGAACGTGTTCAACGCACGCAACCAACGGTAACAGTACTGGTCAACAAGCTGGAGAAGCTTGGCTATGTTGAACGTAGCAAGAGTGCCGAAGATAGCCGAGTGACGATGATTCGCCTAACCGAACAGGGGAAGCGACTCGAACCGATCTTTCATCAGGTATCAGAGCATATTAATGACATCATCTATAGTGGCTTGTCCGATGAACAGTCGGAGCAATTGGAGAGCTTGTTATCCATTATTGTCCGAAAGTTATAA
- a CDS encoding TraB/GumN family protein translates to MKNWKRMLLSLTISVGLLASSVPAMAAPQGTSVKVNDQAVKYATGAPILEKGTTLVPLRTTLDAMDVKLTTATDDTITAVVDGKTITLKSKLTRINGVTYAPIRIVGDAAGYEVRWDAATRTVLLVSKGGATETAQTGGRGFMWEVESNGNTVYLVGSMHIADESFYPLRPEFEEAFAEADYLGVEIDISKAADEEQQKLVLSLGSYQDGTTLKDHISSETYSKLGDVLKKNGLESNALDAFKPWVVESTLASLKSTTAGYEASAGVDLYFIQKAIERKLPVIELESYQSQLGMFNDFSKETQEETLKATIENFDVLDNSVKEMAEMWKTGNDEQLLELTNSFSTNEEYNKAMLVDRNIGMADKIDGYLKNGKSEEYFIVVGAAHYLGDHGIVKLLEDKGYKVERK, encoded by the coding sequence ATGAAGAATTGGAAACGCATGCTCTTATCTCTCACAATCTCTGTAGGTTTGCTCGCATCTTCAGTACCAGCTATGGCTGCTCCACAAGGAACTTCCGTCAAGGTTAATGATCAAGCTGTGAAATATGCTACAGGAGCACCAATCCTGGAGAAAGGTACAACACTGGTTCCACTGCGGACTACGCTGGATGCTATGGACGTGAAGCTAACAACTGCGACAGATGATACGATCACGGCTGTAGTAGATGGCAAAACGATTACACTCAAAAGCAAGCTTACACGGATCAACGGTGTAACGTATGCGCCAATCCGTATCGTTGGTGATGCTGCGGGTTATGAAGTTCGCTGGGATGCTGCAACGCGCACGGTGCTGTTGGTATCCAAAGGTGGAGCAACCGAAACTGCTCAAACCGGTGGACGTGGATTCATGTGGGAAGTTGAAAGTAATGGCAACACGGTCTATCTGGTAGGGTCCATGCATATTGCGGATGAGAGCTTCTATCCATTGCGTCCGGAGTTTGAAGAAGCCTTTGCGGAAGCTGATTATCTCGGGGTAGAGATTGATATTAGCAAAGCCGCTGACGAAGAGCAGCAAAAGCTGGTTCTAAGTCTGGGTTCGTATCAAGATGGAACAACACTGAAAGACCACATTTCCAGTGAAACGTATAGTAAGCTGGGTGATGTATTGAAGAAAAATGGTCTGGAGTCTAACGCCTTGGATGCATTTAAGCCTTGGGTAGTAGAGAGCACACTTGCAAGTTTGAAGTCCACAACGGCAGGATACGAAGCGTCAGCAGGAGTGGATCTGTATTTCATCCAGAAAGCGATCGAGCGCAAACTTCCAGTTATTGAGTTAGAGAGTTATCAATCTCAACTTGGCATGTTTAACGACTTTTCCAAAGAAACACAAGAGGAAACACTGAAAGCAACAATCGAAAACTTCGACGTGTTGGATAACAGTGTGAAAGAAATGGCTGAGATGTGGAAAACGGGTAATGACGAGCAACTGCTTGAACTGACAAACAGCTTCTCCACTAACGAGGAATATAACAAAGCGATGCTGGTTGATCGTAACATTGGTATGGCGGACAAAATCGATGGTTACTTGAAAAACGGCAAAAGTGAGGAATATTTCATTGTTGTTGGTGCGGCACATTACTTGGGTGATCACGGCATCGTGAAACTGCTTGAGGATAAAGGATATAAAGTAGAACGTAAATAA
- a CDS encoding ABC transporter permease, which produces MNKMGTITGFTFKNKVKTKSFMVTTIVLALLISIGLNVPYFITLFNGGSIGGTSSSNPVNIGLLSTGQPEVSEKLESFSAAQGDQAYRFIASGDKDEAALKADAEAGVTDGYLKFEAVAGQEFPQPILYSAEDVSPQIIASIEAALQSVKLDVVVKDVLTAEQKELITTPVKLTEQSLSTDESGAGTESEGAMSPINYIVVYLLIILLFTSTMMTGNMIASEITAEKSSRIMEILITSVSPLSQMFGKIIGIFMVGMLQIGIFGAVVAGNILLPHNRAVLGDFNMSVSDVNIAVIVYGLIFYILGYFLYAVLFAAIGSMVSRTEELGQAVLPITMLSLVSFYIAIFSISTPNILLLKIASFIPFTSPTAILVRIGAGVAPTWEILTSLAILIVSIIIFGWLAAKIYRTGVLMYGKRPTFKELFKAMKAYKI; this is translated from the coding sequence ATGAATAAAATGGGAACGATTACGGGTTTTACATTTAAAAACAAAGTTAAAACGAAATCATTCATGGTGACGACCATTGTACTTGCACTTTTAATCTCAATCGGACTCAATGTCCCGTATTTCATTACCTTATTTAATGGGGGTTCCATTGGTGGAACTTCAAGCAGTAATCCTGTAAATATCGGTCTTCTGAGCACAGGGCAGCCTGAAGTTTCGGAGAAACTGGAGAGCTTCTCTGCGGCTCAAGGAGATCAGGCCTATCGATTCATTGCCAGTGGTGACAAAGATGAGGCGGCTCTCAAAGCCGATGCGGAAGCTGGAGTTACTGATGGCTATCTGAAGTTTGAAGCTGTTGCTGGGCAGGAGTTCCCTCAGCCGATTCTATATTCAGCGGAAGACGTATCACCTCAGATCATTGCATCCATTGAAGCGGCATTACAGAGTGTGAAGCTGGATGTGGTTGTGAAGGATGTACTCACAGCGGAGCAGAAGGAACTGATTACAACACCTGTGAAGCTCACGGAGCAAAGTTTGAGTACAGATGAGAGCGGAGCAGGTACTGAGTCTGAAGGTGCAATGAGCCCGATTAACTATATTGTGGTGTACTTGCTGATCATCCTGCTGTTTACCTCAACGATGATGACAGGTAACATGATTGCCTCCGAGATCACAGCTGAGAAGAGCTCACGTATTATGGAGATTCTGATTACGAGTGTATCACCGCTCAGTCAGATGTTTGGTAAAATCATCGGGATTTTCATGGTGGGGATGCTGCAAATCGGGATCTTCGGAGCGGTGGTTGCCGGAAATATCTTGCTGCCGCATAACCGTGCAGTATTAGGTGATTTCAATATGAGTGTAAGTGATGTGAATATTGCGGTTATTGTGTACGGACTCATATTCTACATTCTGGGTTACTTCCTGTATGCCGTGTTGTTTGCTGCCATTGGTTCAATGGTAAGCCGTACTGAAGAACTCGGTCAGGCTGTTCTGCCGATTACGATGTTGTCGCTTGTTTCCTTCTATATTGCGATCTTCAGTATTTCTACGCCGAACATTCTGTTGTTGAAAATCGCAAGCTTCATTCCATTCACGTCGCCGACAGCGATTCTGGTACGGATCGGCGCAGGAGTTGCGCCAACTTGGGAGATTCTAACGTCCTTAGCGATTCTCATTGTATCCATTATCATCTTCGGATGGCTTGCAGCCAAAATCTATCGCACAGGTGTGTTGATGTACGGTAAACGTCCAACCTTTAAGGAATTGTTCAAAGCCATGAAGGCTTATAAGATCTAG
- a CDS encoding class I SAM-dependent methyltransferase, producing the protein MKQNKYDESEFFNNYSKMARSVQGLDAAGEWHELQTLLPDLKDKRVLDLGCGFGWHCRYAREQQASSVIGVDLSENMLQRAREMTDDPQIRYEQLAIEDIDFAPGQFDVVISSLALHYIERLDTVYAKINDCLVEGGTFVLSTEHPIFTARAAQDWHYGPTGETLHWPVDDYHDEGERVANFLNQDVVKYHRTLATYLNELIKAGFAIQKVAESKPSPEMIEQVPGMRDENRRPMFLMIAAVKV; encoded by the coding sequence ATGAAACAAAATAAATACGATGAATCTGAATTTTTCAATAACTATAGTAAGATGGCACGTTCCGTTCAAGGGCTGGATGCAGCGGGGGAGTGGCATGAACTGCAGACTCTTTTGCCTGATTTGAAGGACAAGCGTGTGCTGGATTTGGGATGTGGTTTTGGCTGGCACTGCCGGTATGCGCGAGAGCAGCAAGCGAGTTCAGTGATCGGAGTAGATTTGTCTGAAAATATGCTTCAGCGTGCTCGTGAAATGACGGACGATCCGCAGATCCGGTACGAGCAGCTGGCGATTGAAGATATTGATTTTGCACCGGGACAATTCGACGTTGTGATCAGTTCACTTGCTTTGCATTATATTGAAAGGTTAGACACGGTGTACGCTAAGATCAATGATTGTCTCGTAGAAGGGGGCACATTTGTACTATCTACCGAACATCCCATCTTCACCGCTCGTGCTGCGCAGGATTGGCATTACGGACCCACAGGTGAGACTCTTCACTGGCCCGTGGATGATTACCACGATGAAGGGGAACGTGTGGCGAACTTTTTGAATCAGGATGTGGTCAAATATCATCGCACACTGGCAACATATCTCAATGAACTGATTAAGGCGGGGTTTGCTATTCAAAAAGTGGCTGAATCCAAACCATCACCGGAGATGATTGAACAGGTTCCTGGCATGCGAGACGAGAATCGGAGACCGATGTTTCTGATGATTGCTGCGGTTAAAGTATAA
- a CDS encoding ABC transporter ATP-binding protein, producing MEPIAIQLNGVSKMRKRRVIGPIDLTIPEGYIVAILGHNGSGKSTLLNMLQQVVLPDAGQIIWFGQEHDGPLPIELRQQIGFVADNAGSEENRITAQEAAYFRAYWYPRWDMKLFDQLIRDMEVPVDVKLNKMSKGERRKFEIAAAIAARPRLLLLDEPSSGLDPFAWKVMVEQFRTFMAGGDTTILIATHIADEVKRLADYIVLMHRGQSLGMAEKDMVLDQWKEVWYEGDLRPESIPGVVESSLEEGGLVRVITTRVSEAQERLELSNNRVLKIRNLELDEVLAFWIAGYAPVQWK from the coding sequence GTGGAACCCATAGCAATCCAGTTGAATGGCGTATCCAAAATGCGAAAGCGCAGAGTTATTGGCCCAATTGATCTGACCATCCCGGAAGGGTATATAGTGGCTATTCTCGGTCACAACGGTTCAGGCAAAAGCACTCTTCTTAACATGTTACAGCAAGTGGTGCTGCCAGATGCTGGGCAGATTATATGGTTTGGTCAGGAACATGATGGGCCACTTCCCATTGAACTGAGACAACAGATTGGTTTTGTGGCAGATAACGCTGGTTCAGAAGAGAACCGGATAACAGCACAAGAAGCAGCTTATTTCCGGGCGTACTGGTACCCGCGTTGGGATATGAAGTTGTTCGACCAACTGATTCGTGATATGGAAGTACCTGTTGATGTGAAGCTGAACAAGATGTCCAAGGGAGAACGGCGCAAATTTGAGATTGCAGCTGCAATTGCAGCTCGCCCAAGACTATTACTTTTGGATGAGCCTTCATCAGGACTGGACCCCTTTGCCTGGAAAGTGATGGTTGAGCAGTTCCGTACCTTCATGGCGGGGGGAGACACCACGATTCTGATTGCCACACATATTGCGGACGAAGTCAAAAGACTTGCGGATTACATCGTATTGATGCACCGTGGTCAGTCACTGGGAATGGCCGAGAAAGATATGGTGCTCGATCAGTGGAAGGAAGTCTGGTATGAAGGAGACTTAAGGCCAGAGAGCATCCCTGGTGTTGTGGAATCTTCTTTGGAAGAGGGCGGTCTGGTTCGCGTAATTACAACCCGGGTCAGCGAAGCGCAGGAAAGGCTGGAGCTGTCGAATAACCGAGTATTGAAAATCCGTAACTTGGAATTGGATGAAGTGCTGGCATTCTGGATTGCCGGGTATGCACCCGTACAGTGGAAATAA
- a CDS encoding DUF523 domain-containing protein: MKYLVSSCLAGVACRYNGTASLDVKIQELVEQEQAKMVCPELLGGFSTPREPAEIIGGTGKDVLAGTAKVIEKSGKDVTELYIKGAYQTLEWARELNVSCVVLKEFSPSCGTQMIYDGNFANKKVAGEGVTSALLRQEGYTVISENEFMEQL; the protein is encoded by the coding sequence ATGAAATATTTGGTAAGTTCATGTCTGGCGGGGGTAGCTTGCCGTTACAATGGAACAGCGAGCCTGGATGTGAAGATTCAGGAGCTTGTGGAGCAGGAGCAGGCTAAGATGGTATGCCCAGAGCTGCTTGGCGGCTTCTCCACTCCACGGGAACCGGCTGAAATTATTGGTGGCACAGGCAAGGACGTGCTGGCAGGCACTGCAAAAGTGATCGAGAAAAGTGGCAAGGACGTCACAGAGCTGTATATCAAGGGAGCCTATCAGACGCTCGAATGGGCGCGAGAATTGAATGTATCGTGTGTGGTACTGAAGGAGTTTAGTCCGTCCTGTGGTACACAGATGATCTATGATGGGAATTTTGCCAATAAAAAGGTAGCTGGAGAAGGTGTCACCTCAGCATTGCTGAGACAAGAAGGATATACCGTTATTTCTGAAAATGAATTTATGGAGCAACTATAG
- a CDS encoding methyl-accepting chemotaxis protein, which translates to MSIQSKPKYKKGNKLKNMKLTTTMVIMTVISLIGLFTVFLIGILGMNEAKTGQGILYNDRFQHQTNVLELKSNFYNMRANYTKVLDNAEYTDKQYDQVQKGKKSITDGLNEFSARTLDAKEKEIFANLVAKMDTYYQDIEQIMDTKKMSGTYDSEERGRINKSSTAIVETITLLSAYNEEESAKLYADTQEVIQQRALVLGSVLLLSLAALILISFVMIRSIRQRMKAITRYCEEITKGNLTASLDPHLTQGNNEISVIARAIGTMTDSTTDVIRGVIQESHHINQVSDLTNQNMAGLNERIREVSATVEELSAAMEEASAHTENMNHSANEMQQGAEYISERTSKQAESAYVTSTKAEKLKQEARESSRAAIDMVDHTSKKMTEALERATAVDQIGILSQSILDVTAQTNLLALNASIEAARAGEAGRGFAVVASEIRKLADDSRQAADQIQQVTEEVMQSVTNLSSNAKELLSFMFNQVGKDYKLLEDTAEQYYVDSLDHANAVKDLNATSQQVTANIKILVGSIHEIASASEQSAASSQEIAGHMVASAAQSVEVVKQSDQVKDSALNLNKLVQDFKI; encoded by the coding sequence ATGTCAATTCAGTCTAAGCCAAAATATAAGAAAGGAAATAAACTCAAAAATATGAAATTAACAACAACGATGGTCATCATGACTGTGATTAGTCTAATCGGCTTGTTTACTGTTTTTCTGATTGGAATTTTGGGAATGAACGAAGCAAAAACGGGACAAGGTATCCTCTACAATGACCGTTTCCAGCATCAAACCAATGTTCTTGAATTGAAAAGTAATTTCTATAATATGCGCGCCAATTATACAAAGGTTCTTGATAATGCAGAGTACACCGACAAACAGTACGATCAGGTTCAAAAAGGTAAGAAGAGTATCACGGATGGCTTGAATGAATTTTCAGCAAGAACATTGGATGCCAAAGAAAAAGAGATATTTGCAAATTTGGTAGCAAAGATGGATACATATTATCAGGATATTGAGCAAATCATGGATACCAAAAAGATGTCGGGCACCTACGATAGTGAAGAGAGAGGAAGAATTAACAAAAGCAGTACAGCGATTGTGGAGACGATCACCCTTTTGAGTGCGTATAACGAAGAAGAGTCAGCCAAGCTCTATGCGGATACACAGGAAGTGATTCAGCAGCGAGCATTGGTGCTCGGTTCGGTTCTTTTGCTTTCACTTGCAGCGCTCATTCTGATTTCATTTGTAATGATTCGCAGTATACGTCAACGAATGAAAGCAATTACCCGTTATTGTGAAGAAATAACAAAAGGCAACTTAACGGCATCCTTAGATCCGCATCTAACACAGGGAAATAATGAGATAAGTGTCATCGCACGAGCTATTGGTACAATGACCGATTCCACAACAGATGTCATTCGTGGTGTAATTCAGGAATCTCATCATATCAACCAAGTTAGCGATCTTACCAACCAGAACATGGCTGGTCTGAATGAACGAATTCGTGAAGTATCAGCTACAGTTGAGGAGCTCTCGGCTGCAATGGAAGAGGCTTCAGCCCATACGGAAAATATGAATCATTCGGCTAATGAGATGCAACAGGGGGCTGAATATATATCGGAACGGACATCTAAACAAGCAGAATCCGCCTATGTGACCAGCACGAAGGCTGAAAAGTTGAAGCAGGAAGCCCGCGAATCAAGCAGAGCAGCCATAGACATGGTTGATCATACGAGTAAGAAGATGACAGAAGCACTGGAACGTGCAACAGCTGTAGATCAGATTGGTATATTATCTCAGTCTATTTTGGATGTTACAGCGCAGACTAATCTGCTTGCACTCAATGCCTCCATTGAAGCTGCAAGAGCTGGAGAAGCAGGCAGGGGTTTTGCGGTTGTAGCAAGCGAGATTCGAAAGTTGGCTGATGATTCCAGACAGGCTGCCGATCAAATACAGCAGGTCACGGAAGAAGTTATGCAATCTGTAACCAATCTGTCCTCGAATGCCAAAGAGTTGCTATCCTTTATGTTCAATCAGGTTGGCAAAGATTATAAATTATTGGAGGATACAGCTGAACAGTATTATGTCGATTCCCTTGATCATGCCAATGCCGTTAAAGATCTCAATGCAACCTCACAACAAGTGACTGCGAATATCAAAATACTAGTTGGCTCCATTCACGAGATTGCATCAGCCAGTGAACAATCAGCCGCATCAAGTCAGGAAATCGCAGGACACATGGTCGCTTCTGCTGCGCAATCTGTGGAAGTAGTTAAACAATCTGATCAAGTGAAAGATAGTGCATTAAATCTGAATAAGCTGGTTCAAGATTTCAAGATTTAA
- a CDS encoding sigma-70 family RNA polymerase sigma factor yields the protein MDDQLLAQAQTIDNYTLSSIMDDYGNDVWNYAYFQTKSAEQADELSQEVFIRAYSGIALYRGDCSLKTWLLTITRNTTFTYRKSRFFRSSLWGETLPIETERGDSSQRVMIAEQPAHPSAEMEVMRKEHIHEIWDIVLALPKKFREILLLNLKYELTTSEIAEILKISSGTVKSRLSRGKDKVRKQWEERSK from the coding sequence TTGGATGATCAATTACTGGCACAGGCTCAGACCATAGACAATTACACACTTAGCAGCATAATGGATGACTACGGAAATGACGTGTGGAATTACGCTTATTTTCAGACCAAAAGTGCCGAACAGGCAGACGAATTGTCACAGGAGGTATTTATTCGGGCGTACTCGGGGATCGCTCTTTATCGTGGGGATTGCTCACTGAAAACATGGCTGTTGACGATTACTAGGAACACGACTTTTACATATCGAAAATCCAGATTCTTTCGTAGTAGCCTGTGGGGAGAGACGTTACCCATTGAGACAGAGCGTGGGGATTCGAGCCAAAGAGTCATGATTGCAGAGCAGCCTGCACATCCTTCGGCCGAGATGGAAGTGATGCGTAAGGAGCATATCCATGAAATCTGGGATATTGTTCTGGCGTTGCCGAAGAAGTTCCGGGAGATTCTTTTGCTGAATCTGAAATATGAGCTTACGACGAGTGAGATTGCTGAGATATTGAAAATCAGCTCAGGCACAGTAAAATCCAGACTTTCCCGAGGTAAGGACAAGGTACGGAAACAATGGGAGGAGCGAAGCAAATGA
- a CDS encoding NAD(P)H-dependent oxidoreductase: MEVTAKSKTKEDILKAYHFRHATKIFDDTRKITDEDFQFILETGRLSPSSIGLEPWKFLIVQNPNLRKRLSEVSSGAQKQLATASHFVVILARSDASYNSPYAEYMLKETKGMPNNVYELTSEAYGKFQNNQKILDNPRSLFDWASKQTYIALGNMMTAAAQIEIDSCPIEGFSREGVHRIMEEEGLLENGTWGVSMMAAFGYRAEEPQREKSRQSVEKITQWIN, from the coding sequence ATGGAAGTTACAGCAAAGTCAAAGACAAAGGAAGACATCTTAAAGGCGTATCATTTCCGGCATGCAACAAAGATATTTGATGATACCCGCAAAATCACGGATGAGGATTTCCAATTTATATTGGAAACAGGCAGATTATCTCCAAGTTCCATTGGTCTTGAGCCGTGGAAGTTTCTGATTGTACAAAATCCGAACCTGCGTAAGCGTCTGTCCGAAGTCTCTTCCGGCGCTCAAAAGCAATTGGCTACAGCAAGCCATTTTGTTGTTATTTTGGCCCGATCAGATGCCAGTTATAATTCTCCTTATGCGGAGTACATGTTGAAGGAAACAAAGGGAATGCCAAATAACGTATATGAGCTAACAAGTGAGGCTTATGGAAAGTTCCAAAATAACCAGAAAATTCTGGATAATCCACGATCATTATTTGACTGGGCATCTAAACAAACTTATATTGCACTCGGCAACATGATGACGGCGGCAGCTCAGATCGAGATTGATTCTTGTCCAATCGAAGGTTTCAGCCGTGAGGGCGTCCACCGTATTATGGAAGAAGAGGGCTTGCTCGAAAATGGCACATGGGGCGTCTCCATGATGGCAGCCTTCGGTTATCGGGCAGAGGAGCCCCAGCGTGAAAAGTCACGACAATCCGTTGAGAAAATCACACAATGGATTAACTGA
- a CDS encoding ATP-binding cassette domain-containing protein — protein MNRLELKQVVKQYADKTAVNGVTLNVKEGEIYGLLGANGAGKTTTMRMVLGLIHPDGGNILYNGKPYNTELQQIMGYLPEERGLYPKVKVSEQINYLARLRGMNGKDADQSLKYWLNRFEVPEYYDKKIEELSKGNQQKMGFIAAVVHRPQILILDEAFSGLDPVNVELLKSTVKELRDEGTAILFSTHRMEHVEELCRQITILHRSNTVVQGEIKEIKSRYPREQVFLGTIGSVEGLEQLSGVKKVERNERGYLIHISQVEAAQEILRTAMTQTTVEHFELKEPTLNQIFIREVGESNE, from the coding sequence ATGAATCGATTGGAATTGAAGCAAGTCGTCAAGCAATATGCAGACAAAACAGCCGTTAATGGAGTCACGCTCAATGTAAAAGAGGGGGAGATTTACGGATTGCTCGGAGCCAATGGTGCAGGTAAAACAACAACAATGCGCATGGTGCTCGGACTGATTCACCCGGACGGAGGGAATATCCTTTACAACGGCAAGCCCTATAATACGGAGCTGCAACAGATTATGGGTTATCTTCCGGAAGAGCGCGGATTGTACCCGAAGGTGAAAGTCAGCGAACAGATTAATTACCTGGCACGACTTCGTGGCATGAATGGTAAGGACGCAGATCAGAGCCTCAAGTACTGGCTGAATCGGTTTGAGGTACCTGAGTATTACGATAAGAAGATCGAGGAGTTATCCAAAGGTAATCAGCAGAAAATGGGCTTTATCGCAGCGGTAGTGCATAGACCGCAGATTCTCATTCTGGATGAAGCGTTCAGTGGACTGGATCCTGTAAACGTGGAATTACTCAAGTCCACCGTCAAAGAATTGCGTGACGAAGGTACAGCAATCCTGTTCTCAACACACCGTATGGAGCACGTTGAAGAGTTGTGTCGTCAGATTACTATTCTGCATCGTTCCAACACGGTCGTACAAGGAGAGATCAAGGAGATCAAGAGTCGGTATCCGCGTGAACAGGTATTCCTGGGTACGATTGGTAGTGTGGAAGGACTCGAACAGTTGTCTGGTGTGAAGAAAGTCGAGCGGAATGAGCGCGGTTACCTGATACATATTAGTCAGGTGGAAGCGGCTCAAGAGATTCTGAGAACAGCGATGACTCAAACGACAGTGGAACACTTTGAACTGAAGGAACCAACGCTTAACCAAATCTTTATTCGTGAGGTAGGTGAGTCGAATGAATAA